The Leadbetterella byssophila DSM 17132 DNA window AGACTGTACTTGAACTAAGTCCTGTCTTACTTCTTCTGCACTTAACTTTTTTTGAGCTAGTAAAGGGGTAGGGAGTAGAAAAGCTAGGAATAGTCCTAAGAATTTTTGCATGTTGTTTGTGAAAATCTGCTAAAAATACGCATCAAATGTATTAACTTTGCAAAAAAAGTTCTTTGACGATATGCTAAACCGTAGACTGGCGAGAGTGAGGGCAATGCAGCAGCTCTACGCTTTAAAGATTGCGAAAGGTGCAAATTTTTTATTGGCTCAAGATTTGATTTCAGACGCCTTCGCACCGGACCTGAACTCCATGGAGAAACAGGACAGAACGAAACTCGCCGGGAAAGCGAAACTTGCTCAATCTTTATTTGAAGATGAAGTAAAGAAAAAGGATTCTCACCCGGATGAAGTTTATCCACCAGAGGTAAGAACTGCGGTTGCCAAGGCCAGAGAGTATTATCGTTTAAAGAATAAGAAGGACTACGAATATCATTCTATTCAGACCCTGCTAGATGCAGAGCGTACCTACGATATCTATCTTTATCTTCTGAATTTATTGGTATTATTGCAAGCGAAGTCAGATTCTGTTTTGGCAAAGAACAGGGCTTTATTGGCTATAAAGAATACCAAAGACTTGGAATTTCTTTCATTAAAACGCTCGGTTAACTTTGATCAGGATCCTACATTAATCAATAAACTTTATAACGAAGCCATTAAGAACAATGCGCACGTTAAAGAGTATGTGGAAAAGGTAAATAAGACCTTAGAAGATGATTTGGCAATTGTAAAATACCTGATCAAGAATGTTCTTCTGAAGCATGAGGTGAGTGTAGAGTTCTTTGAAAAGTTGCACTTGTTTTGGTCAGAGGACAAAGAGATTCTTCGTACCATGTTATTCCATAGTTTTGCAAACTTCGTAGAAGATGAAGTAGTGGTGATAGAAAAGCTGGATGATCAATGGGAAGATACTAAGGATTTCCTTAGAACTTTATTTAAGGAAACAGCGGTTAAAGATGAAGAACTTTTGGAACATATATTGCCACATTTAAAGAACTGGGACTTGGAACGTATTATAGGTACGGATCTGATCCTCCTAAAAATGGCGGTAGCGGAATTAACCACGTTTCCAAGTATTCCTGTAAAAGTAACCATCAACGAGATCATAGAGATCGCGAAAAACTATAGTTCTGAAAAAAGTAAAGTGTTTATAAATGGGCTATTAGACTCTATTTGTAAGGATTTACAGCAAAAAGGACTGATCAAGAAGACGGGTAGGGGAATGATAGATAACCGTTAATCCTTGAAATTTTTCTTGATATACTCGCGTTTTCCGTGTATATTTAAACCTAAAACAACATATTTATGAACAGCCAATCAAAGTCCTTGATCGCATTTCTAGCTGGTGTAGCTGCGGGTTCCGCCATAGGTATTTTATTTGCTCCTGAAAAAGGGGAAGTTACCCGTGAAAAACTTACTCTAAGTCTTGGTGATTACAGAGATCAGCTGAAGAATTTCATAAAGGACCTGAGAGAAAGAGGAGAAGAAGTAGCATTGGAATATGTAGGCGGAGATAACAGTGCTAAAGCTGAAGGAAAAAAGGTAGTTAACGAGGCTCGTCAAAAAGCTGAAAAATTATTGGAAGACGTAGAAGACCTAATGGGTCAGATCAAGTCCAGAGTATAATTAACTTTATAAATTAGTATGATTTTATTACAAGCTGCAGGTGGCGGAAACATGAGCTTCCTGATCATGATGTTAGGGATGTTTGCGGTCATGTATTTTTTCATGATTCGTCCTCAACAAAAGAAACAAAAAGAACAACAGAAAATGGTGGAAGATCTTAAACCGGGAGATGATGTGATCACTGCTGGAGGTTTACACGGTAAAGTTCTTTCCAAAGATGAAAATACCATTACCCTTTCAGCAGGTGGTGGAGCTAAATTAACTTTCGAAAAACACGCCATTACGAAGAAGATTTAATGTCTGTTACAGCTAGAAAAACCCAAGCACAATCAGTAGGTGAGGCTTTTGAGGCCTTTTTGAATGCCTATAAGTTAAGATCTCGTTATAACGAGACTTACCTGGTGGCTTATTGGGAAAAGCTGATGGGTACTTCTATAGCCCAAAGGACAGAAAAACTTTATATAAACAGAGGAGTTCTCTTTTTGGGGATCTCCTCTGCTCCTTTAAGACAAGAATTGGTGCTAGCCAAATCACGCATTATAGCCCTTTTGAACAAAGAAATGGGCTCTGAAATCATCACAGATGTAGTATTTATCTGATGAATTTTCCTGCATTCCTCAAACCCGGCGATACCGTAGCGGTGACGGCACCTGCATCCCGTGTGTCACTTGAAGATGTAAGATTGGATATTTTAAGATCATGGGGTTTTCATGTGAAGGTAGGAGCAACAGTGGGATCCCATTACCATAACTTTTCTGCCCCTCGTTCAGTAAGGAGAGAAGAGTTGCAAAGTTTCCTAGATGATCCTGAAGTGAAATGCATTTTTGCGGCCAGAGGGGGGTATGGGATTTCGGATTTGTTAGACCAACTGGATTGGTCATCCTTCCTGAAAAAACCGAAGTGGGTGGTGGGCTTTTCTGATGTTACGGCACTCCTGTGTCATATTCAGGGATTAGATGTGGCCTGTATTCACGGCCCCATGGCAAAGACCCTTTCTTTTGATTCTAGTTCTAATGAAAATTTACTAAGAACCTTAAGTGGTGAGTATCCGACTTATGAGTGGAAGGTTAGTGCACCACCTCGACCAGGGATAAGCCAAGGAATGGCGGTAGGAGGGAATTTAGTCCTGCTTAGCCATATTCTGGGTTCTTCAAGTGAAGTAGATTTTCAAGGTAAGATTCTTTTTATAGAAGAAGTAGGAGAGCAGTTGTACAACATTGACCGAATGATGGTACAATTAAAACGCTCCGGTAAATTGAAAGGTTTAGCGGGTATAGTTTTAGGCTCTTTTACAGAGATGGGTGACTTGCCCTTTGGGAAAACTGTTGAAGAAATAGTATTGGATCATACCCAACAGGAAAACTATCCTGTAGTTAGTGGTTTTCCATTCGGTCACGATGATGTAAATTTGCCTATTGTGATGGGTTTGACCTACAAATTAGAGGTTACTTCTTCACATGGCTATTTAATACCCATACAAAATGAGTACCTTTGATTTTAAGAAATTCCACCTCAGAGCCATGAATGCGGCAACTGAACAGGAAAAGCAGGAGATCAATCAGGAATTGAAAGATCTTTATGCCAGTTTAAACGACGAAGATAAAAAAGTATTTAACGAAGAGCTGCAGTCCTTTTTGATTAAAGAATATGCTGCCATAAATTCAATGATTAACGTATGAGTGCCACTTTACAAGACATCATTAGTCACGCTAAAGAATACGGTTTTGTTTTCCCTTCCTCTGAAATCTATGACGGTCTACAAGCCGTTTATGATTACGGTCAGAATGGGGTAGAACTTAAGAATAACCTGAAACAGGTATGGTGGAAAGCTATGACCCAACTTCACGATAATATCGTAGGGGTTGACGCGGCTATTTTCATGCATCCTTTAACCTGGAAAGCATCCGGTCACGTAGATGGTTTTAATGACCCTATGATTGACAATAAGGATTCCAAAAAGAGATATAGAGCAGACCAACTACTGGAGGGTAAGGCAGAAGAGTATGCTGCTGCCGGACAACAAGATAAGGCAGATGCTTTATTGCAGAAGATGGGTGAACTTTTGAGTGCGGAGAAACTAGATGAGGTGAGAGATCTGATTATTGCAGAAGGCATCACTTGTCCTATTTCAAAGACCTCTAACTGGACTGAAGTTCGTCAGTTCAACCTGATGTTCTCTACTCAAGTAGGTTCTGTGGCTGAGGATTCTAGTTTGATTTACCTAAGACCGGAAACGGCTCAGGGTATATTTGTGAACTTTCTGAACGTGCAGAAAAGTGGTAGAATGAAGGTACCTTTCGGTATTGCGCAGATAGGTAAAGCATTCAGAAATGAAATCGTGGCACGTCAGTTTACTTTCCGTATGCGTGAATTTGAGCAGATGGAAATGCAGTTCTTTGTACGTCCCGGGTCAGAAATGGAGTGGTACGAAAAATGGAAAGAAACACGTATGCGTTTCCACAAGGCCATAGGATTACCTGCTGAAAAATTGAAGTACCACGATCACGAGAAACTAGCTCACTATGCTAATGCCGCCGTGGATATTGAATTTGAATTCCCATTCGGGTTCAGGGAAATAGAAGGTATTCATTCGCGTACAGATTTCGACTTGAGAAATCATCAGGAACTTTCTAAGAAGAAATTACAGTACTTCGATCCGGATTTAGGTGAAGATGGTAAGGCAATAGGAAATTATATTCCTTACGTAATTGAGACTTCTGTAGGCGCGGACAGGATGTTCCTGGCTGCGTTCTGTAATGCTTACACGGTTGAAACAGGAGAGAAGGAGAGAACTTATCTAAAATTACATCCAGCACTTTCTCCGATTAAAGCTGCTGTACTTCCATTAGTGAAGAAAGATGGATTGGCTGAAAAGGCTCAGGAGATTGCAGCTTCATTAAGATTGCATTTCCGTACCGTATATGATGAAGGCGGTGCTATAGGTAAACGTTATACCCGTCAGGATCTCATCGGAACTCCATTCTGTATAGCGGTAGACTATGAAACCATGGAGAACAATACTGTTACCATCCGTCACAGAGATAGTATGGAACAAGAAAGAGTTCCTATAGACCAATTGAAGGAGAAAATAGGTTATGCTGTAGATTTCCAAAGGATTTTGGAAGCAATATAATTAAAGGGGCTTCGGCCCCTTTAATCTTCTAATAACCACAGATCGTTTTTGTTCACATAAGCCACCCCTCTGTTCCAAAGTGCTTTCTGCCAGATATCTTTACTACCAAAGATGTTAATCTTGTTTCCAGGTTCAATCTCGCCAATGATAGGTGCAGCTGAGCTAGGAAAGTTTCTAAGGTAGGTCCTTTCTTTTACTATGGCAGTTCTATAGGTGGAAGGTAAGTTAATCAGCAAAGCCAGGAGTGCCATATAGGTTAAAGCCAAGATCCAATTGTTTCTTTGTATAGGCTTTCCGTGCTTCTTTTTATTGTACAATACTACGATCAAGAAAATGCCTAAAATGATCAAGCCGTAAAGAATGAAGATATAGTATTGCTGGTAAAGCGCGAAAACAAAATTGATGTTGTTTCGCTCATATCCCTGGTACTTTCCCGCCAAGGCCAGTTTGTTCATTTTGTCAAAAACTTCATTACTGGGTTTGAAATTGTAGTAGTTGTTCAAATAATAAAGGGCCATAGGGATGTTCCCTTCGTTTTCGTTAATGTAGGCTAATTTGAGGCTTATATTGGCTTGGTTTACTTTAGGGTCCTTGAAAATAATTTGATACAATTTGGCTGCTTCCGTATAATTCTTTTCATTAAACAGCGAGTCTGCTTTTTTTGCAATATCGTTTTGTGCCTTAAGCTCAATACTTTGCGTAAAAAGCAGAAAAAAAAGTAAAAATATTTTAGAAATGGCGCTTTGAAGTGTTCGCATAAATGTGTAGTTTTGCATCCTCATTTGAGAGGGACACTTCGAAGAATGAGTTTTGATTCCGTAGCTCAGCTGGTAGAGCAATACACTTTTAATGTATGGGTCCTGGGTTCGAATCCCAGCGGGATCACTAAAATCAGAATCTTTAAAGATTCCGTAGCTCAGCTGGTAGAGCAATACACTTTTAATGTATGGGTCCTGGGTTCGAATCCCAGCGGGATCACAAAGCGATGAGAAATTCATCGCTTTTTTTATATCTGCCATTTTTAAATCCGTTAACATTGTGCAAATATACGGCGCATGAAGAAGAAATACGAAATAGAGAACATTGAGATCACGGACTTCGCTGCTGAAGGAAAGTGCATCGCTCGTCATGATGGAGAGGTTATCTTCGTGGATGGCAGCAAGGTATGTCCGGGAGACGAAGTGAAACTTTTGGTCTCAAAATCGAAAAAAAGATTTTCAGAAGGTAGAGTTTTGCAAATAAACAAAGCCAGTTCTGCACGAGTAGAACCTTTCTGCGCCCATTTTGGAGATTGTGGTGGATGCACGTGGCAGCATGTGCCGTATGAGACGCAGTTGGCTCAGAAAGAGCGACAGGTGTACGATCAACTTTCGCGTATAGGTAAAGTCACCTTGAGGAATACTTCGCCTATTCTAGGCTCTAAAAAGACGCAGTATTATAGGAATAAATTAGAATTTACTTTTTCCAACTCTCGATGGTTCACGGAAAAGGAGGTGGCCTCAGAAGCTGAACTAGACAGGGATGCCTTAGGTTTTCATGTTCCGAGGAGATTTGATAAGGTTTTACCTATTCATCACTGCTATTTGCAAGGTGGCCCTTCAAATGCCGTGCGCGACTTCTTCCGGGAAGAGGCAAAGGCATCAGGGAAACCTTTCTATGATCATATAGTGCATAAAGGTTTTTTCCGGACTTTGATGATTCGGACCACCAGTACCGGTGAATTGATGGTTTTGGTACAATTTGCCGAGAATGATCAAGATGCCATTAAGAGTATTTTGGATAAGTTTCTACTAAAATTTCCAGATGTTACTTCTCTAAGTTACGTCATCAACACCAAAGGGAACGATACCATTTATGACCTGGAACCGGTATATTATCATGGCTTGCCTTATATTACAGAAGAAATGGAGGGTTTGAAGTTCCGTATAGGAGTAAAATCTTTCTACCAAACGAATTCCGAACAGGCTTACGAATTGTATAAAAAGGTAAGGGAATATGCTCAGATTCAGGAGAATGATCTGGTATATGACCTGTATACGGGAACGGGTACTATAGCTAATTTTCTAGCCAAGGGGGCAAAGCATGTGGTAGGTGTAGAATATATTGAGCCTGCGGTAGAAGATGCACGTATTAATTCCCAGATCAATGGGATTACCAATACTACTTTCTTTGCGGGAGATATGGCCAAGGTTCTAAATGAGGAATTTGTAGCTCAAAACGGTAGACCTGACGTAGTGATCACGGATCCTCCTAGAGCCGGTATGGACAAATCAGTATGTGAAGTCTTATTAAAGGTGGCACCTAGAAGAATAGTTTATGTGAGTTGCAACCCGGGGACGCAAGCCCGTGATTTAGAAATCTTAAGCGAAAAGTATGAAGTAGAAGCCGTAGCTCCTGTAGATATGTTTCCTCATACTTTCCACGTTGAAAATATTGTCAGTTTGATTCTAAAATCTTAAGGATCTGTTCTATAGGATCTTGATCTGTTTTTAAGGGAAGGTCAGGGGGAATTCCTTTGCCTTCCCATTTTAATATCTTCCTTCTCCCGGGCATATCCGTTGGATAGTATATAAGATTGCCTTCGTCCAATTTCAATCTCCTGCCATAATTACTACCGTATGTTAGCATTCCTCTTGTAGTTTCTCCACTTAAGGTCACATTATTCATTTTTCTGATTTTAAGGATCAGAAGTTCAGCTTGGCTTAGGGTCCCGTGGTTCATTAGCACAAAGATCCCGCCCTTGTATTGTTTTATTCTTTTCAAGTACTTTCTCATTGCGAATCTGGAGCCTCCTTCATTTTCTCTCAGATCTATGATCCAGTAAGGCAAAGGTTTTGCAGCATCCAATTCAGCAATGAGTGAATCTGAAGAAGAAGTGGTTATAGGATTTCTTTGAAAACTTCTTATTAGAGTATATTGTACTTTGTCATTAAGTATCTGATGTTGAAACTTGGGGCTTTTAGCATGGAGCTTTATAGGATATCTATTGATACTACCTGGCTTTTGGTACCACATCCTTTGGCCATTAAGAATGTACTCTGAATGTAATAGGGAACCTTGTTGATATCTCTCCTGAGTACATAAAACATAATTTTTAGTGTAGGGATGCGCATATATGGCCCATAAACTACCATTTGGCTTTCTATGTAAGGTAAATACGATCTCTCCCGCTTTCCAATGAGGGACATCAGATGAATGAATAATCCCAATATAGGAATCATCCTTTTTAAAAACCTTGACTTTATACCAGTTGCCATACTCGTATTCTCCTTCCAGCGAATCTGAAGGTGTAACATTTATCTCACCTTCATAAAAGGGCGGTGTGGACTTTAATTGATACAAAGACATGTGATGGTCTTCCACGGATATTACAAGGGAAGACAATTTCTCTAAATAATCTAGATCGTTAAGGGATGATGAGCTTTTAACGGCTTGTAATCTGTTGTAATATTCCTTTTTGTCTTTGCCTTTGATCTGTTGTTTGAAGGATTTCGTTTTTTGCAAAGCGAGATCTAATGCCAAGGCATCTTGTTCAAGACTTGTTTGTCCTAGTGCAGGACTTAAAGAAAGGCAAAAAAATAAGCGGTATAATTTTCTCATACCGCTAAGACTTCAGAAAGTGGAAAAGGTTTAGTTCTTTTCCTTCTTTAAGTTCTCAATATCAATCTTTTGATGCTTTAATGCATTTGATTCGAGGGTAATGTACTCCTTTCTTTTTTTACTGATATCTGTGGCAGCATAGATGGCATGTAGCATAGAACCCGGATCAGCTACGTTCTTCCCTGCAATATCAAATCCTGTACCGTGATCAGGAGAGGTTCTTATTCCCATAATACCTGCTGTGAAGTTTACACCACTATCAAATGCCAGCATTTTGAAAGGTGTTAAACCTTGGTCATGATACATGGCCAATATGGCGTCAAATTTTTGAAAGTTTTCAGAGGCAAAGAAGCCGTCAGTAGGGAAGGGGCCAAAAACCAAATGCCCTTTTTGTCTAAACTGTTCCAATACGGGGCTTATTACCTTTTGTTCTTCATCACCAAGAAGTCCATTTTCACCGGCATGTGGATTTAAGCCTAGTACTGCAATTCTAGGTTTGGGAATACCAAAATCCACTTTTAAAGAATTTAGCATGATGTCTAATTTAGAACGGATAGCTTCTGGAGTTAGAACATCTTTGACTTTCTCCAAAGGGATATGTCCGGTAACTACACCAATACGTAGTTGTTCTGCGATCATGAACATCAGTACGTCCTCTTTATCAAAAGCTTTGGCAAGGAACTCCGTATGACCGGGGAATTGGAAACTCTCACTTTGGATATTTTCTTTACTGATTGGAGCAGTAACTAAAGCATCAATCTTTCCGTCCTTCAAGTCCTGAGTAGCACGTTGAAGGCAATCGTAGGCCAATTGGCCTGCTCTAGGATCTTTGGTACCTAATTGCAAGTCGAAAAATTCACCTTTACCACAATTGATGAGATTACTATGCTTTTGTTGAGCCTGAGCAGGGTCATTGATAATGGTATATTGCCAATTGTTTAATCCTATGATAGACTTGTATTTGTTGAGATGCTTTCCTGATCCATAGATGATAGGAATACAGGTCTTGTTTACGCGGTGGGTATTTAAAGCTTTCAATAATACTTCCGGTCCAATTCCATTTACATCTCCTAGGGTAATGCCTATTTTAGGTATAAATTCCATGCTTTGATTTTATAAATCGCAAATTTAGGGATTATTGTGGAATATATTGGGCTTTCTTCATCCATTCTGAGGGTTGAGGTCCCATGGTAAATTCTAATTCTCCTCCTTGCATCAATTCCTGGTAGCTGATAAACCATTTACCTAAGGAATTTCCGTTCCATTTGACGTCCTGAATGTATTTGTTCTTATCTGAATTCTTCTTAGCCGTGATCTTTAAGATCTTGTCTTTGGGTAATTTAATGATGGCTTGCTGAACCACGGGGGAACCGAAGACAAAGAAATCTTTGCTGGGGTCAACCGGATACAATCCTAAAGCATTGAAAATGTACCAGGCGCTCATTTGACCCACGTCTTCATTTCCTACTAGTCCGTCAGCTTGAGTTGAATAAAATCTGGACATGATCTCTCTGACCTTTTCAGCCGTTTTATA harbors:
- a CDS encoding DUF721 domain-containing protein, whose amino-acid sequence is MSVTARKTQAQSVGEAFEAFLNAYKLRSRYNETYLVAYWEKLMGTSIAQRTEKLYINRGVLFLGISSAPLRQELVLAKSRIIALLNKEMGSEIITDVVFI
- a CDS encoding glycine--tRNA ligase; the encoded protein is MSATLQDIISHAKEYGFVFPSSEIYDGLQAVYDYGQNGVELKNNLKQVWWKAMTQLHDNIVGVDAAIFMHPLTWKASGHVDGFNDPMIDNKDSKKRYRADQLLEGKAEEYAAAGQQDKADALLQKMGELLSAEKLDEVRDLIIAEGITCPISKTSNWTEVRQFNLMFSTQVGSVAEDSSLIYLRPETAQGIFVNFLNVQKSGRMKVPFGIAQIGKAFRNEIVARQFTFRMREFEQMEMQFFVRPGSEMEWYEKWKETRMRFHKAIGLPAEKLKYHDHEKLAHYANAAVDIEFEFPFGFREIEGIHSRTDFDLRNHQELSKKKLQYFDPDLGEDGKAIGNYIPYVIETSVGADRMFLAAFCNAYTVETGEKERTYLKLHPALSPIKAAVLPLVKKDGLAEKAQEIAASLRLHFRTVYDEGGAIGKRYTRQDLIGTPFCIAVDYETMENNTVTIRHRDSMEQERVPIDQLKEKIGYAVDFQRILEAI
- the rlmD gene encoding 23S rRNA (uracil(1939)-C(5))-methyltransferase RlmD; translation: MKKKYEIENIEITDFAAEGKCIARHDGEVIFVDGSKVCPGDEVKLLVSKSKKRFSEGRVLQINKASSARVEPFCAHFGDCGGCTWQHVPYETQLAQKERQVYDQLSRIGKVTLRNTSPILGSKKTQYYRNKLEFTFSNSRWFTEKEVASEAELDRDALGFHVPRRFDKVLPIHHCYLQGGPSNAVRDFFREEAKASGKPFYDHIVHKGFFRTLMIRTTSTGELMVLVQFAENDQDAIKSILDKFLLKFPDVTSLSYVINTKGNDTIYDLEPVYYHGLPYITEEMEGLKFRIGVKSFYQTNSEQAYELYKKVREYAQIQENDLVYDLYTGTGTIANFLAKGAKHVVGVEYIEPAVEDARINSQINGITNTTFFAGDMAKVLNEEFVAQNGRPDVVITDPPRAGMDKSVCEVLLKVAPRRIVYVSCNPGTQARDLEILSEKYEVEAVAPVDMFPHTFHVENIVSLILKS
- a CDS encoding S66 peptidase family protein; translation: MNFPAFLKPGDTVAVTAPASRVSLEDVRLDILRSWGFHVKVGATVGSHYHNFSAPRSVRREELQSFLDDPEVKCIFAARGGYGISDLLDQLDWSSFLKKPKWVVGFSDVTALLCHIQGLDVACIHGPMAKTLSFDSSSNENLLRTLSGEYPTYEWKVSAPPRPGISQGMAVGGNLVLLSHILGSSSEVDFQGKILFIEEVGEQLYNIDRMMVQLKRSGKLKGLAGIVLGSFTEMGDLPFGKTVEEIVLDHTQQENYPVVSGFPFGHDDVNLPIVMGLTYKLEVTSSHGYLIPIQNEYL
- a CDS encoding YtxH domain-containing protein, translated to MNSQSKSLIAFLAGVAAGSAIGILFAPEKGEVTREKLTLSLGDYRDQLKNFIKDLRERGEEVALEYVGGDNSAKAEGKKVVNEARQKAEKLLEDVEDLMGQIKSRV
- the yajC gene encoding preprotein translocase subunit YajC, which codes for MILLQAAGGGNMSFLIMMLGMFAVMYFFMIRPQQKKQKEQQKMVEDLKPGDDVITAGGLHGKVLSKDENTITLSAGGGAKLTFEKHAITKKI
- the nusB gene encoding transcription antitermination factor NusB is translated as MLNRRLARVRAMQQLYALKIAKGANFLLAQDLISDAFAPDLNSMEKQDRTKLAGKAKLAQSLFEDEVKKKDSHPDEVYPPEVRTAVAKAREYYRLKNKKDYEYHSIQTLLDAERTYDIYLYLLNLLVLLQAKSDSVLAKNRALLAIKNTKDLEFLSLKRSVNFDQDPTLINKLYNEAIKNNAHVKEYVEKVNKTLEDDLAIVKYLIKNVLLKHEVSVEFFEKLHLFWSEDKEILRTMLFHSFANFVEDEVVVIEKLDDQWEDTKDFLRTLFKETAVKDEELLEHILPHLKNWDLERIIGTDLILLKMAVAELTTFPSIPVKVTINEIIEIAKNYSSEKSKVFINGLLDSICKDLQQKGLIKKTGRGMIDNR
- a CDS encoding S41 family peptidase, whose amino-acid sequence is MRKLYRLFFCLSLSPALGQTSLEQDALALDLALQKTKSFKQQIKGKDKKEYYNRLQAVKSSSSLNDLDYLEKLSSLVISVEDHHMSLYQLKSTPPFYEGEINVTPSDSLEGEYEYGNWYKVKVFKKDDSYIGIIHSSDVPHWKAGEIVFTLHRKPNGSLWAIYAHPYTKNYVLCTQERYQQGSLLHSEYILNGQRMWYQKPGSINRYPIKLHAKSPKFQHQILNDKVQYTLIRSFQRNPITTSSSDSLIAELDAAKPLPYWIIDLRENEGGSRFAMRKYLKRIKQYKGGIFVLMNHGTLSQAELLILKIRKMNNVTLSGETTRGMLTYGSNYGRRLKLDEGNLIYYPTDMPGRRKILKWEGKGIPPDLPLKTDQDPIEQILKILESN
- the pdxA gene encoding 4-hydroxythreonine-4-phosphate dehydrogenase PdxA; the protein is MEFIPKIGITLGDVNGIGPEVLLKALNTHRVNKTCIPIIYGSGKHLNKYKSIIGLNNWQYTIINDPAQAQQKHSNLINCGKGEFFDLQLGTKDPRAGQLAYDCLQRATQDLKDGKIDALVTAPISKENIQSESFQFPGHTEFLAKAFDKEDVLMFMIAEQLRIGVVTGHIPLEKVKDVLTPEAIRSKLDIMLNSLKVDFGIPKPRIAVLGLNPHAGENGLLGDEEQKVISPVLEQFRQKGHLVFGPFPTDGFFASENFQKFDAILAMYHDQGLTPFKMLAFDSGVNFTAGIMGIRTSPDHGTGFDIAGKNVADPGSMLHAIYAATDISKKRKEYITLESNALKHQKIDIENLKKEKN
- a CDS encoding SH3 domain-containing protein, which gives rise to MRTLQSAISKIFLLFFLLFTQSIELKAQNDIAKKADSLFNEKNYTEAAKLYQIIFKDPKVNQANISLKLAYINENEGNIPMALYYLNNYYNFKPSNEVFDKMNKLALAGKYQGYERNNINFVFALYQQYYIFILYGLIILGIFLIVVLYNKKKHGKPIQRNNWILALTYMALLALLINLPSTYRTAIVKERTYLRNFPSSAAPIIGEIEPGNKINIFGSKDIWQKALWNRGVAYVNKNDLWLLED